In Papaver somniferum cultivar HN1 unplaced genomic scaffold, ASM357369v1 unplaced-scaffold_41, whole genome shotgun sequence, one genomic interval encodes:
- the LOC113342398 gene encoding uncharacterized protein LOC113342398 gives MGIIRSGFQFILSTGFGIYIAQNYNVPNIKKLVNTGMVMAKHIEENYRKPKKREEEDV, from the coding sequence GGATTTCAATTCATACTTTCTACGGGATTTGGGATTTATATTGCTCAGAATTACAATGTTCCAAACATCAAAAAGCTTGTAAATACTGGGATGGTAATGGCTAAACACATCGAAGAGAATTACAGGAAGCCGAAgaagagggaagaagaagatgtaTAG
- the LOC113342397 gene encoding uncharacterized protein LOC113342397: MGNNNVSGLQEQEKNDVEEPNKSQDVQGKYTGLNSKENLGESDSEKQESDLSEPNEAKIEDPTRLANVPLVSMDTDPGMEIYPSAARTDNPIQNKTSIQEEAEEWMESPADTETSSQEAESTEAESTESEFSPVKPTTEDGNKLELGRNERATESHVIAMNEQILHGLFSTNSEVEKSQDQSLIKEDMELQKGNDEVNMKGGEVEETVIILNDIEESNGEHQPMGLNPFGKESEETQTKSASLTGSVQLFHVKASESNRETETEETKVIENRIKIEGSEIIDKTLQSRESSVEVSEVERMDKYELTKTSTGHKEAEEIEDEESLSHGIKGESQIDGSNVTENGHHVENVTKENSTIELENDSEIFFDFYTPSAAVIDAKVDQEGEKVPISDITTEAGNYDGPEFLSIETTKQLEDFCVSILTSQVNQLTNNLTDSKIGETEFQKPTTESYQEALTTSTDVTTESSFRAENPIANTEDLLVVSSKQDSEHGAFQHRIESTEASKNIESYISESTSDDVKINTEVTKVSSCKLLQSDSENGDFDGIPLLHQEVTQKANTNIRHPSTEKEVEEVEIQEKSVEKQVIALERTSTETLKAPLLNYMKEENHAIESPKKQEKHKPKYSFFGNCMCCTPVSQ, translated from the exons ATGGGTAACAACAACGTATCCGGTTTGCAAG AGCAAGAAAAGAATGATGTTGAAGAACCGAACAAGTCACAAGATGTTCAGGGGAAGTATACAGGATTGAATTCCAAGGAAAATTTAGGAGAAAGTGATTCTGAGAAACAAGAATCAGATCTTAGTG AGCCAAATGAAGCGAAAATAGAAGATCCCACCAGATTGGCGAATGTTCCATTGGTTTCAATGGATACAGATCCAGGGATGGAGATCTATCCATCAGCAGCAAGAACCGACAACCCTATTCAGAATAAAACATCAATCCAAGAAG AGGCAGAAGAGTGGATGGAATCACCTGCAGATACAGAAACTAGTAGTCAAGAAGCAGAATCTACCGAAGCAGAATCTACCGAATCAGAATTTAGTCCTGTTAAACCAACTACAGAGGATGGTAACAAGCTGGAACTTGGACGCAATGAGCGAGCCACAGAATCTCATGTCATAGCAATGAATGAACAAATACTACATGGTTTGTTCAGTACAAATTCTGAAGTAGAGAAAAGTCAAGACCAATCACTAATAAAGGAAGATATGGAACTGCAAAAAGGAAATGATGAAGTGAACATGAAAGGAGGTGAGGTGGAAGAAACAGTTATTATACTGAATGACATTGAAGAAAGCAACGGAGAACACCAACCCATGGGACTGAACCCATTTGGAAAGGAATCCGAGGAGACGCAAACAAAATCTGCTTCACTGACTGGATCAGTCCAATTGTTTCATGTAAAAGCTTCAGAATCCAATCGCGAAACAGAAACTGAAGAGACAAAGGTGATTGAGAATAGAATAAAGATTGAAGGCAGTGAAATCATCGATAAGACACTTCAAAGTAGGGAAAGTTCAGTTGAAGTGTCAGAGGTGGAAAGAATGGATAAATATGAGTTAACGAAAACAAGCACTGGTCATAAAGAAGCTGAAGAAATCGAAGATGAGGAATCATTAAGTCATGGGATCAAAGGAGAATCGCAAATTGATGGCTCTAATGTAACCGAGAATGGTCACCATGTTGAGAATGTCACCAAGGAAAACAGTACTATTGAACTAGAGAATGATAGCGAGATTTTTTTCGATTTCTATACTCCCTCAGCTGCAGTTATAGATGCCAAAGTTGATCAAGAAGGAGAAAAGGTTCCAATATCAGACATCACCACTGAGGCAGGCAACTATGATGGCCCAGAGTTCTTAAGCATAGAAACTACAAAGCAGCTCGAGGATTTCTGTGTTTCTATACTCACCTCTCAGGTAAATCAATTAACAAACAATCTAACAGACTCCAAAATTGGTGAAACAGAATTTCAGAAACCCACTACTGAATCATACCAAGAAGCGCTCACCACCAGCACTGATGTAACAACAGAATCGAGCTTCCGTGCTGAGAATCCAATTGCAAACACAGAAGATCTATTAGTGGTTTCAAGTAAACAAGATTCCGAACACGGCGCATTCCAGCATCGGATAGAGAGCACTGAAGCAAGCAAAAATATTGAGAGTTACATTAGTGAATCAACTTCAGACGATGTAAAAATCAACACTGAAGTTACTAAAGTTTCCAGCTGCAAATTGCTCCAAAGTGATTCAGAAAATGGAGACTTTGATGGAATACCACTGCTACATCAGGAGGTAACTCAAAAAGCTAATACTAATATAAGACACCCATCTACAGAGAAAGAAGTTGAAGAAGttgaaatacaagaaaaatcagtaGAGAAACAAGTCATTGCATTGGAAAGAACAAGTACAGAGACGTTAAAAGCTCCATTGCTAAACTACATGAAAGAAGAAAATCATGCAATTGAATCCCCAAAGAAACAAGAGAAACATAAACCTAAGTACTCCTTCTTCGGCAACTGCATGTGTTGTACACCAGTTTCACAGTAA